A DNA window from Streptomyces bacillaris contains the following coding sequences:
- a CDS encoding Gfo/Idh/MocA family protein, producing the protein MSAVLKAGLIGLGSMGRHHARVLASLEGVELAGVVDPMGDRNGWAQGAPVLTTVDELLALGVDYAVVACPTGLHEKIGLQLADADVCALIEKPLADSVGGARRLVEAFESRGLVADVGHIERCNPALLSLRSRLEAGELGDVYQVVTRRQGPFPHRIADVGVVKDLATHDIDLTGWVTGQEYTSIAAHTVSKSGRPHEDMVSAVGRLSAGTMANHLVNWLSPLKERFTSVTGERGCFIADTLTADLTFHSNAAVTTEWEALRAFRGVSEGDMVRYAIPKREPLLVEHELFRDAVQGKPADLCTLRQGLLTVEVAEAVLESASSRTTVTLPAPERTGHGS; encoded by the coding sequence GTGAGTGCCGTACTGAAGGCCGGGCTCATCGGCCTCGGCTCCATGGGGCGCCACCACGCCCGGGTCCTCGCGAGCCTCGAAGGCGTCGAACTGGCCGGTGTCGTCGACCCGATGGGCGACCGGAACGGCTGGGCCCAGGGCGCCCCCGTCCTGACCACCGTCGACGAACTCCTCGCGCTCGGCGTCGACTACGCCGTCGTCGCCTGTCCCACCGGTCTGCACGAGAAGATCGGCCTCCAGCTCGCGGACGCCGATGTCTGCGCGCTGATCGAGAAGCCCCTCGCCGACTCCGTCGGGGGCGCCCGCCGGCTCGTCGAGGCGTTCGAGTCCCGCGGTCTGGTCGCGGACGTCGGCCACATCGAGCGCTGCAACCCGGCCCTGCTCTCGCTGCGCAGCCGGCTGGAGGCGGGCGAGCTGGGCGATGTCTACCAGGTCGTCACCCGCCGCCAGGGCCCCTTCCCGCACCGGATCGCGGACGTCGGCGTGGTCAAGGACCTCGCCACCCACGACATCGACCTCACGGGCTGGGTCACCGGCCAGGAGTACACGTCCATCGCCGCCCACACCGTCTCCAAGTCGGGCCGCCCGCACGAGGACATGGTCTCCGCCGTCGGCCGGCTCTCCGCGGGCACGATGGCCAACCACCTGGTCAACTGGCTGAGCCCGCTCAAGGAGCGGTTCACCTCGGTCACCGGGGAGCGCGGCTGCTTCATCGCCGACACGCTCACCGCCGACCTCACCTTCCACTCCAACGCGGCGGTCACCACCGAATGGGAGGCGCTGCGGGCCTTCCGCGGGGTCTCCGAGGGCGACATGGTCCGTTACGCCATCCCCAAGCGGGAGCCGCTGCTCGTCGAGCACGAGCTGTTCCGCGACGCCGTCCAGGGCAAGCCCGCCGACCTCTGCACCCTGCGGCAGGGGCTGCTCACCGTCGAGGTGGCCGAAGCCGTGCTGGAGTCCGCCTCCAGCCGTACGACCGTCACTCTCCCGGCTCCGGAGCGGACGGGCCATGGCAGCTGA
- a CDS encoding glycosyltransferase, with the protein MAADLPDPTENTEPVERTENTEPVERTEPAEPVESAERAEGAGVAEGAEADGITARPPRRGTRGRIVMLVDNSVHGDSRVQKQAASAAAAGWDVVLLGKYSGKEEETVWMLGEAEVRLIGVKAKMSTRPKDLRGAPMRRPLAYPSERVADFRLQQVKAWRADLRVRGAALRTGEDRSPLGSVGGRVWLAARRGAARATGRWVKLRMRHTKKLRTIRRTRSTPLDRATTAFWLTTMGDRAWRRLDPAVWDFELAYGPVIDELRPDIIHANDFRMLGVGARAKLRARAAGRRVSLVWDAHEYLPGVRSWANQRKLPAMVAYEREHAKYADAVVTVSGGLADLLQRTHRLPERPAVVLNAPEAADASRFTDLPVPDLRALCGIGPDVPLLVYSGLAARQRGLDIMVDGLPELPGVHVVFVASHPELPYILRLMKRAEELGVRDRVHALPYVPHWQVVSFLSTADVGVIPIHHWPNHEIALITKFFEYSHARLPLVVSDVRTMAEVTRETGQGEVFEAENVEDYVRAVRAVLDAPKRYTAAYEVEGRLDAWVWEAQAEVLDGVYTRLMRGAGDGRNP; encoded by the coding sequence ATGGCAGCTGACCTTCCCGATCCGACGGAGAACACCGAGCCCGTCGAGCGAACCGAGAACACCGAGCCGGTCGAGCGAACCGAGCCCGCCGAGCCGGTCGAGAGCGCGGAGAGAGCCGAGGGCGCCGGAGTCGCCGAGGGCGCCGAGGCCGACGGGATCACCGCCCGCCCTCCCCGCCGGGGCACCCGCGGCCGGATCGTCATGCTCGTCGACAACAGCGTCCACGGCGACTCCCGGGTCCAGAAGCAGGCGGCCTCGGCCGCCGCGGCGGGCTGGGACGTCGTCCTGCTGGGCAAGTACTCCGGCAAGGAGGAGGAGACGGTCTGGATGCTGGGCGAGGCCGAGGTCCGCCTCATCGGGGTCAAGGCCAAGATGTCGACCCGCCCCAAGGATCTGCGCGGGGCCCCCATGCGCCGCCCCCTGGCCTACCCCTCCGAGCGGGTCGCGGACTTCCGGCTCCAGCAGGTCAAGGCGTGGCGGGCGGATCTCCGGGTCCGCGGTGCCGCGCTGAGGACGGGCGAGGACCGCTCCCCTCTCGGCTCCGTCGGCGGCCGGGTCTGGCTCGCGGCACGCCGGGGCGCGGCCCGGGCCACCGGCCGCTGGGTCAAGCTGCGCATGCGCCACACCAAGAAGCTGCGCACCATCCGCCGCACCCGCTCCACCCCCCTCGACAGGGCGACCACGGCCTTCTGGCTCACCACCATGGGGGACCGCGCCTGGCGGCGGCTCGACCCCGCCGTCTGGGACTTCGAGCTGGCCTACGGGCCCGTCATCGACGAGCTGCGGCCGGACATCATCCACGCCAACGACTTCCGGATGCTGGGCGTCGGCGCCCGCGCCAAGCTCCGCGCCCGCGCGGCCGGCCGCCGGGTCTCGCTGGTCTGGGACGCCCACGAGTACCTGCCCGGGGTGCGCTCCTGGGCCAACCAGCGGAAGCTGCCCGCGATGGTGGCGTACGAACGGGAGCACGCCAAGTACGCCGACGCGGTGGTCACCGTCTCCGGCGGCCTGGCCGATCTGCTCCAGCGGACCCACCGGCTGCCCGAGCGCCCCGCGGTGGTGCTCAACGCGCCGGAGGCGGCGGACGCGTCCCGCTTCACCGATCTGCCGGTGCCGGATCTGCGCGCCCTGTGCGGCATCGGCCCGGACGTCCCGCTGCTCGTCTACAGCGGGCTCGCCGCCCGTCAGCGCGGCCTCGACATCATGGTCGACGGGCTTCCCGAACTGCCCGGGGTCCATGTCGTGTTCGTGGCCAGCCATCCCGAACTGCCGTACATCCTGCGGCTGATGAAGCGGGCCGAGGAGCTGGGCGTACGGGACCGGGTGCACGCCCTCCCGTACGTACCGCACTGGCAGGTGGTCTCGTTCCTCTCCACCGCCGATGTCGGGGTCATCCCGATCCACCACTGGCCGAACCACGAGATCGCCCTGATCACCAAGTTCTTCGAGTACTCGCACGCCCGGCTGCCGCTGGTGGTCAGCGATGTGCGGACGATGGCGGAGGTGACCCGGGAGACCGGTCAGGGCGAGGTCTTCGAGGCGGAGAACGTCGAGGACTACGTACGGGCCGTACGGGCCGTGCTCGACGCGCCCAAGCGCTACACCGCCGCCTACGAGGTGGAGGGCAGACTGGACGCGTGGGTCTGGGAGGCCCAGGCCGAGGTTCTGGACGGGGTCTACACCCGGCTGATGCGAGGAGCAGGGGATGGCCGCAACCCCTGA
- a CDS encoding glycosyltransferase family 2 protein, which translates to MAATPDVTVTPGVTAPPDVTVVVAVYNTMPYLTECLNSLLRQSIGHERLEVIAVDDGSTDDSGRELDRFAAEHPDVVTVVHQPNSGGPAAPSNRALELATGRFVYFIGSDDHLGEEALERMVACADADGSDVVVGRMAGVNGRYVHQKLYKEGRREVTLFDSALPFTLANTKLFRRELVEKYGLRFPEDMPVGSDQPFTIEACVRARRISVLADYTYYYAVKRGDASNITYRADHLSRLRCTARIMDHTAGLIPAGPRRDAVLRRHFEWELSKLMLDDFPALPLATRREICEGLTTLLDTYFTDGLREATGVKRRVRFGLARRGAVEELTRAIADEAEHGAPPFLLEGDRAFAPYPGFRDAAIGLDDRWYEVREPVAGRLAAGTELESAAWEQEGDELALALKVRIGITGDTASAFVALARGALPKSADKPGARRLPEKAVRPEAVGEFTREPADDGTGTLLTARIPVDRVRAERGVRVYVDVAGTTYEIPVRTGGLPLPLARRWGRTTPYRASANRNPKGRLVITTALLWEPPPRTGVRLRRMLSRLKRKVTR; encoded by the coding sequence ATGGCCGCAACCCCTGACGTCACCGTCACCCCCGGCGTCACCGCGCCCCCGGACGTCACCGTCGTCGTCGCCGTCTACAACACCATGCCGTATCTGACCGAGTGCCTGAACTCCCTGCTGAGGCAGAGCATCGGCCATGAGCGCCTGGAAGTCATCGCGGTGGACGACGGGTCGACCGACGACAGCGGCCGCGAGCTGGACCGGTTCGCGGCCGAGCACCCGGACGTGGTCACCGTGGTCCACCAGCCCAACTCGGGCGGGCCCGCGGCTCCGAGCAACCGGGCGCTGGAGCTGGCCACCGGCCGGTTCGTCTACTTCATCGGCTCCGACGACCACCTGGGCGAAGAGGCGCTGGAGCGGATGGTGGCCTGCGCCGACGCCGACGGTTCGGACGTGGTCGTCGGCAGGATGGCCGGCGTCAACGGGCGCTATGTCCACCAGAAGCTGTACAAGGAGGGCAGGCGGGAGGTCACGCTCTTCGACTCGGCGCTGCCCTTCACGCTCGCCAACACCAAGCTCTTCCGCCGGGAGCTGGTGGAGAAGTACGGGCTCCGGTTCCCGGAGGACATGCCGGTCGGCAGCGACCAGCCGTTCACCATCGAGGCGTGCGTCCGGGCCCGCCGGATCTCCGTCCTCGCGGACTACACGTACTACTACGCGGTCAAACGCGGCGACGCGAGCAACATCACCTACCGGGCGGACCATCTCTCCCGGCTCCGGTGCACGGCCCGCATCATGGACCACACCGCCGGGCTCATCCCGGCGGGGCCCCGGCGCGACGCCGTGCTCCGGCGCCACTTCGAGTGGGAGCTGTCCAAGCTCATGCTCGACGACTTCCCCGCCCTTCCTCTCGCCACCCGGCGGGAGATCTGCGAGGGGCTGACCACTCTGCTGGACACCTACTTCACCGACGGTCTGCGCGAGGCGACCGGGGTGAAGAGACGGGTCCGCTTCGGTCTCGCCCGGCGGGGCGCCGTCGAGGAGCTCACCCGCGCCATCGCGGACGAGGCCGAACACGGGGCGCCGCCCTTCCTGCTGGAGGGGGACCGTGCCTTCGCGCCCTACCCGGGCTTCCGGGACGCCGCGATCGGGCTCGACGACCGGTGGTACGAGGTGCGGGAGCCGGTCGCGGGCAGGCTCGCGGCCGGTACGGAGCTGGAGTCGGCCGCCTGGGAACAGGAGGGGGACGAACTCGCCCTCGCCCTGAAGGTACGGATCGGCATCACCGGCGACACCGCCTCCGCCTTTGTCGCCCTCGCCCGGGGCGCCCTGCCCAAGAGTGCCGACAAACCGGGGGCGCGCAGGCTGCCCGAGAAGGCCGTCCGCCCGGAGGCGGTCGGCGAGTTCACCCGGGAGCCCGCCGACGACGGCACCGGCACCCTGCTGACCGCCCGCATCCCGGTCGACCGGGTCCGGGCCGAGCGCGGGGTACGCGTCTACGTCGACGTAGCGGGTACGACGTACGAGATCCCGGTCCGCACCGGAGGGCTGCCGCTGCCGCTGGCCCGCCGGTGGGGGAGGACCACGCCCTACCGGGCCTCGGCCAACCGGAATCCGAAGGGGCGGCTCGTGATCACGACGGCGCTGCTGTGGGAACCGCCTCCCCGTACGGGCGTCCGGCTGCGCCGCATGCTGTCCAGGCTGAAGAGGAAAGTGACCCGATGA
- a CDS encoding nucleotide sugar dehydrogenase, with the protein MKICVVALGKIGLPLAVQFAAKGHQVVGADVDERVVELVNAATEPFPGEHDLGVKLKETVGAGLLSATTDTTAAVAASDAVVVVVPLFVDAEGTPDFGWMDAATKAIAAGLKPGTLVSYETTLPVGTTRTRWAPMLAEGSGLTPGEDFHLVFSPERVLTGRVFADLRRYPKLVGGIDEASGAAGTAFYEAVLDFDERADLPRPNGVWDLGTAEASELAKLAETTYRDVNIGLANQFARFADRNDIDVKKVIEACNSQPYSHIHQPGIAVGGHCIPVYPRMYLWNDPEATVVRAAREANAAMPEYAVDLLAAAYGDLEGAGVLVLGAAYRGGVKETAFSGVFGVVEALKARGAMPFVSDPLYTPEELTALGLVPHDGHQAVTAAILQADHADYRELSAADLPDVRVLVDGRRTTDPEKWAGVRRVVIGG; encoded by the coding sequence ATGAAGATCTGTGTAGTCGCGCTCGGCAAGATCGGGCTTCCGCTCGCCGTGCAGTTCGCCGCCAAGGGCCATCAGGTCGTCGGGGCGGATGTCGACGAGAGGGTCGTGGAGCTGGTCAACGCGGCCACCGAGCCGTTCCCCGGCGAGCACGACCTCGGCGTGAAGCTCAAGGAGACGGTCGGTGCCGGTCTGCTCTCCGCGACCACCGACACCACGGCCGCGGTCGCCGCGTCCGACGCCGTCGTGGTCGTCGTGCCGCTCTTCGTGGACGCCGAGGGCACCCCGGACTTCGGCTGGATGGACGCCGCCACCAAGGCCATCGCGGCGGGCCTCAAGCCGGGCACCCTGGTCAGCTACGAGACCACGCTGCCGGTCGGTACGACCCGAACGCGCTGGGCGCCGATGCTGGCCGAGGGCTCGGGCCTGACCCCCGGCGAGGACTTCCACCTGGTGTTCTCCCCGGAGCGGGTGCTCACCGGCCGGGTCTTCGCGGACCTGCGCCGCTATCCGAAGCTGGTCGGCGGCATCGACGAGGCGTCCGGCGCGGCGGGCACCGCCTTCTACGAGGCCGTGCTCGACTTCGACGAGCGCGCCGACCTGCCCCGCCCCAACGGCGTCTGGGACCTGGGCACGGCGGAGGCCTCCGAGCTGGCGAAGCTGGCCGAGACCACCTACCGGGACGTCAACATCGGCCTGGCCAACCAGTTCGCCCGGTTCGCGGACCGGAACGACATCGACGTCAAGAAGGTCATCGAGGCCTGCAACAGCCAGCCCTACAGCCATATCCACCAGCCCGGCATCGCCGTCGGCGGCCACTGCATCCCGGTCTACCCGCGGATGTACCTGTGGAACGACCCGGAGGCGACCGTCGTGCGCGCGGCCCGCGAGGCCAACGCGGCGATGCCCGAGTACGCCGTCGACCTGCTGGCCGCCGCCTACGGCGACCTGGAGGGCGCCGGGGTCCTGGTGCTGGGCGCGGCCTACCGCGGGGGCGTCAAGGAGACCGCGTTCTCCGGGGTCTTCGGTGTCGTCGAGGCGCTGAAGGCGCGGGGCGCGATGCCGTTCGTCTCGGACCCGCTGTACACCCCCGAGGAGCTGACCGCCCTCGGTCTCGTCCCGCACGACGGCCACCAGGCCGTCACCGCCGCGATCCTCCAGGCCGACCACGCCGACTACCGCGAACTGTCCGCCGCCGACCTGCCGGACGTCCGCGTCCTGGTCGACGGCCGCCGGACGACGGACCCGGAGAAGTGGGCCGGGGTGCGCAGGGTCGTCATCGGCGGCTGA
- a CDS encoding glycosyltransferase family protein: protein MRETANQFVSQGWDVTVVTIADASWERDFGLDHTLSERVDPRVRIVKLPLVREDLETDIRTFSEERALRPAQWAAAYRRKGMDDFPEPIYGGWKADLEQAVGRVHREKPADLVLATCVPYVNMAAALHLWETHRVPYAIDFRDGWSVDVLGDGEAFTPDSPSGVWERRVLSQALSLWLVNDPIADWYRQRHPDLAARFHVVRNGYDEDSVPARTRTPDPAAGLTFGHLGVVTSPPRILEAVLDGWRIARERDPLVARSRLEIRGQIGSGAAREANAHMEMIRRAQARGEAVSFGGAAPKAEVPDIFASWDVLLLMIMGGKYMTSGKVYEYAATGLPVMSAHEVEHDASTVMTGHPLWTGAFGFDEEALATAYSAAAKLAVEATDEDRAAARAHAAQYARAAQLGPAVRRLIGRVTGAPDDPGAQAAAPGTHEVEDLSV from the coding sequence ATGCGGGAAACCGCCAACCAATTCGTCTCACAGGGCTGGGACGTCACGGTGGTGACCATCGCCGACGCCTCCTGGGAGCGGGACTTCGGCCTCGACCACACCCTCTCCGAGCGCGTCGACCCCCGCGTACGCATCGTGAAACTGCCGCTGGTGCGCGAGGACCTGGAGACCGACATCCGGACGTTCTCCGAAGAGCGCGCGCTCCGGCCGGCCCAGTGGGCCGCCGCCTACCGCAGGAAGGGGATGGACGACTTCCCCGAGCCGATCTACGGCGGCTGGAAGGCCGACCTCGAACAGGCCGTCGGGCGCGTCCACCGGGAGAAGCCGGCCGACCTCGTCCTCGCGACCTGCGTGCCGTACGTGAACATGGCCGCCGCCCTCCACCTGTGGGAGACCCACCGGGTGCCGTACGCGATCGACTTCCGCGACGGCTGGTCCGTCGACGTCCTCGGCGACGGCGAGGCCTTCACCCCCGACTCGCCCTCCGGCGTCTGGGAGCGCAGGGTGCTCTCCCAGGCGCTCTCCCTCTGGCTCGTGAACGACCCGATCGCCGACTGGTACCGGCAGCGCCACCCCGATCTGGCCGCCCGCTTCCACGTCGTACGCAACGGGTACGACGAGGACAGCGTCCCCGCCCGGACGCGCACCCCCGACCCGGCAGCCGGGCTGACCTTCGGGCACCTCGGGGTGGTCACCTCGCCGCCGCGCATCCTCGAGGCCGTCCTCGACGGCTGGCGCATCGCCCGCGAGCGCGATCCGCTCGTCGCCCGCTCCCGGCTGGAGATCCGCGGCCAGATCGGCTCCGGCGCGGCCCGCGAGGCCAACGCCCACATGGAGATGATCCGCCGGGCGCAGGCCCGGGGGGAGGCGGTGAGCTTCGGCGGGGCCGCCCCCAAGGCCGAGGTGCCGGACATCTTCGCGAGCTGGGACGTCCTCCTCCTCATGATCATGGGAGGCAAGTACATGACCTCCGGCAAGGTGTACGAGTACGCCGCGACGGGCCTCCCGGTCATGTCCGCGCACGAGGTCGAGCACGACGCGAGCACCGTGATGACCGGCCACCCGCTGTGGACGGGCGCCTTCGGCTTCGACGAGGAAGCGCTGGCCACGGCCTACTCCGCCGCCGCGAAGCTCGCCGTCGAGGCGACCGACGAGGACCGGGCCGCCGCCCGGGCGCACGCCGCCCAGTACGCGCGGGCCGCCCAACTGGGCCCCGCCGTCCGCCGGCTCATCGGCCGGGTCACCGGCGCCCCGGACGACCCCGGGGCGCAGGCCGCGGCCCCGGGCACCCACGAGGTGGAGGACCTCTCGGTATGA
- a CDS encoding glycosyltransferase, giving the protein MTQVLLIAGAPPQEAVLRASVEQFRAAGATVELVGLFAPDDIEPGLGLAGLRSLKAAAADRGKAFEKRVAKLSAPRRVWASAERDRQVRRAGRRAHVLVALDASAVYAVWRLAQLNRKAHAVFGIAPALKAVEERRARPLHHALRDAARTVPTPATVGRSTRGAARRVVGGALRRASSPAVMRTTLGARSWRGVVAAPRVPDRLRAKLARRVSLSMAKGGRKAGASLVLGDAARRTTDRALRAALLAEAARADLARGHDDPALRRSAYEAALALADRRHAKGDAKGAAASLSSALTLAFPRAVHFDSLSSPLAADPVGYLAPFRASTAFQALTAPRGRTAPAAPVPAGRPLRLLVTTYSNANFLHPIRERYADHPGVEIRFLDLKEDETLRPLARGGQRMMEHALGGAPALGEQAEAALRPHLEWADTVFVDWCTNAAALFTLVDPGTTRIVVRLHSYEAFTLWPHLVAWDRVDDVVFVGDHLRDLAVACLPPLAAPDGPALHVIANAMDLERFRREKTGADARFTVGLIGAGVVAKDPRWAVEVLRLLREHDERYRLVVIGDGLDRKASPAARAYDDLLRKDLAELEPTGAVRLLGRTEDVPAALTGVGVILSSSVRESFHCGLVEGAVSGALPVVRDWPFFAGKEHGARTLFPADWVVATPREAADRVLALTATEEKWRKATADAAEHALTTWDWPVIAPGFDRLLLKG; this is encoded by the coding sequence ATGACGCAGGTACTTCTGATCGCCGGAGCACCGCCGCAGGAAGCGGTCCTCAGGGCGTCGGTGGAGCAGTTCCGGGCGGCGGGCGCCACCGTCGAACTGGTGGGACTCTTCGCCCCGGACGACATCGAACCCGGCCTCGGCCTCGCCGGACTGCGTTCCCTCAAGGCGGCCGCCGCCGACCGCGGCAAGGCCTTCGAGAAGCGCGTCGCCAAGCTCTCCGCCCCGCGCCGCGTCTGGGCCTCGGCCGAACGCGACCGGCAGGTCCGCCGCGCCGGGCGCCGGGCCCACGTCCTGGTCGCCCTGGACGCCTCCGCCGTCTACGCGGTGTGGCGGCTGGCCCAGCTCAACCGCAAGGCGCACGCGGTCTTCGGCATCGCGCCCGCGCTCAAGGCGGTCGAGGAGCGCCGCGCCCGCCCCCTCCACCACGCCCTGCGGGACGCCGCCCGGACCGTGCCCACCCCGGCCACCGTCGGCCGCTCCACCCGGGGCGCCGCCCGGCGCGTCGTCGGCGGGGCACTGCGCCGCGCCTCCTCCCCGGCTGTCATGCGCACCACGCTCGGCGCCCGCTCCTGGCGCGGGGTGGTGGCCGCGCCCAGGGTGCCGGACCGGCTGCGGGCCAAGCTCGCCCGCCGCGTCAGCCTCAGCATGGCCAAGGGGGGCCGCAAGGCGGGCGCCAGCCTGGTGCTCGGGGACGCCGCCCGCCGCACCACCGACCGGGCGCTGCGCGCGGCCCTGCTCGCCGAGGCCGCCCGGGCCGACCTGGCGCGCGGTCACGACGACCCGGCGCTGCGCCGGTCCGCCTACGAGGCGGCGCTCGCCCTCGCCGACCGGCGTCACGCCAAGGGCGACGCCAAGGGGGCGGCGGCCTCGCTCTCCTCCGCGCTCACCCTCGCCTTCCCCCGGGCCGTCCACTTCGACTCGCTCTCCTCACCCCTGGCCGCCGACCCCGTCGGCTATCTGGCCCCCTTCCGCGCGAGCACCGCCTTCCAGGCCCTGACCGCACCGCGCGGCCGCACCGCGCCCGCCGCCCCCGTACCGGCCGGCCGACCCCTGCGGCTGCTGGTCACCACGTACTCCAACGCCAACTTCCTCCACCCCATCCGCGAGCGGTACGCCGACCACCCCGGCGTCGAGATCCGCTTCCTGGACCTGAAGGAGGACGAGACGCTGCGTCCGCTCGCCCGGGGCGGCCAGCGGATGATGGAGCACGCGCTCGGCGGCGCGCCCGCCCTCGGGGAGCAGGCCGAGGCGGCGCTCCGGCCGCATCTGGAGTGGGCGGACACGGTCTTCGTCGACTGGTGCACCAACGCCGCCGCCCTCTTCACCCTGGTCGACCCGGGCACCACCCGGATCGTCGTACGGCTGCACAGCTACGAGGCGTTCACGCTCTGGCCGCACCTCGTGGCGTGGGACCGGGTCGACGACGTGGTCTTCGTCGGGGACCACCTGCGCGATCTGGCCGTCGCCTGCCTGCCGCCCCTGGCGGCGCCGGACGGACCGGCGCTGCACGTCATCGCCAACGCCATGGACCTGGAGCGGTTCCGGCGGGAGAAGACCGGCGCCGACGCCCGCTTCACCGTGGGCCTGATCGGCGCGGGTGTCGTCGCCAAGGATCCGCGCTGGGCCGTGGAGGTCCTGCGGCTGCTGCGGGAGCACGACGAGCGGTACCGCCTGGTCGTCATCGGGGACGGGCTGGACCGCAAGGCGAGCCCCGCGGCCCGCGCCTACGACGACCTCCTCCGGAAGGACCTGGCCGAGCTGGAGCCCACCGGGGCGGTCCGGCTGCTGGGGCGTACGGAGGATGTGCCCGCGGCTCTCACCGGGGTCGGGGTGATCCTCAGCAGCTCGGTGCGCGAGAGCTTCCACTGCGGCCTGGTCGAGGGCGCCGTCAGCGGGGCGCTCCCGGTCGTCCGCGACTGGCCGTTCTTCGCGGGCAAGGAGCACGGCGCCCGGACCCTCTTCCCCGCCGACTGGGTGGTCGCCACCCCGAGGGAGGCCGCCGACCGCGTCCTCGCGCTGACGGCGACCGAGGAGAAGTGGCGCAAGGCGACGGCCGACGCGGCGGAGCACGCGCTGACGACCTGGGACTGGCCGGTGATCGCCCCCGGCTTCGACCGGCTGCTGCTGAAGGGCTGA
- a CDS encoding acyltransferase, with translation MNYRVQPTAQVDESAEIGAGSSVWELAQIREGAKLGEGCVVGRGAYVGSGVRIGNNVKLQNYALVYEPAELADGVFVGPAVVLTNDHNPRSVDPDGRQKRGGDWQPVGVQVAEGASLGARSVCVAPVRIGRWAMVAAGAVVTRDVPDFALVVGVPARRIGWVGRSGERLTAREGEPGVWECPQDGTVYEEEDGALRERATPA, from the coding sequence GTGAACTACAGGGTCCAGCCCACCGCCCAGGTCGACGAGAGCGCCGAGATCGGGGCGGGCAGCAGCGTCTGGGAGCTGGCGCAGATCCGGGAGGGCGCGAAGCTCGGCGAAGGGTGCGTGGTGGGCCGGGGCGCGTACGTCGGCTCCGGCGTCCGCATCGGGAACAACGTCAAGCTGCAGAACTACGCCCTCGTCTACGAGCCCGCCGAGCTGGCCGACGGCGTCTTCGTCGGCCCTGCGGTGGTCCTCACCAACGACCACAACCCGCGCTCGGTGGACCCCGACGGCCGGCAGAAGCGCGGCGGCGACTGGCAGCCCGTGGGCGTCCAGGTCGCGGAGGGAGCCTCGCTCGGGGCCCGGTCCGTCTGTGTGGCGCCGGTCCGGATCGGCCGGTGGGCCATGGTCGCGGCGGGCGCGGTGGTGACCCGGGACGTCCCCGACTTCGCCCTGGTCGTCGGCGTACCGGCCCGGCGGATCGGCTGGGTGGGCCGCAGCGGGGAGCGCCTGACCGCCCGCGAGGGCGAGCCGGGCGTGTGGGAGTGCCCGCAGGACGGGACGGTGTACGAGGAGGAGGACGGCGCCCTCAGGGAGCGGGCCACTCCGGCCTGA
- the rplU gene encoding 50S ribosomal protein L21: MYAIVRSGGRQHKVAVGDIVEVDKISTAKVGDTVELSTLLVVDGDAVTSDPWVLDGIKVTAEVVDHHKGAKIDILRYKNKTGYRRRQGHRQQYTAIKVTGIPAAAK, translated from the coding sequence GTGTACGCCATCGTGCGCAGCGGTGGTCGCCAGCACAAGGTTGCTGTCGGCGACATCGTTGAGGTTGACAAGATTTCCACTGCCAAGGTTGGCGACACGGTCGAGCTCTCGACCCTGCTCGTTGTCGACGGTGACGCGGTCACCAGCGACCCGTGGGTGCTCGACGGCATCAAGGTCACGGCCGAGGTCGTGGACCACCACAAGGGCGCGAAGATCGACATCCTTCGCTACAAGAACAAGACCGGCTACCGCCGTCGCCAGGGTCACCGCCAGCAGTACACGGCGATCAAGGTCACCGGTATCCCCGCGGCTGCGAAGTAA
- the rpmA gene encoding 50S ribosomal protein L27, which produces MAHKKGASSTRNGRDSNAQRLGVKRFGGQAVNAGEILVRQRGTHFHPGTGVGRGGDDTLFALTAGAVEFGTHRGRKVVNIVPLAV; this is translated from the coding sequence ATGGCACACAAGAAGGGCGCATCGTCCACTCGGAACGGGCGCGATTCCAATGCTCAGCGGCTCGGCGTGAAGCGCTTCGGCGGCCAGGCCGTCAACGCCGGTGAGATCCTGGTCCGCCAGCGCGGCACCCACTTCCACCCAGGCACGGGCGTCGGCCGTGGCGGCGACGACACGCTGTTCGCGCTGACCGCCGGTGCGGTGGAGTTCGGTACCCACCGTGGCCGCAAGGTCGTGAACATCGTTCCGCTCGCCGTCTGA